The genomic window CGGTAGCTATCACTTGCTATTCCTGCCACCATAGATTGAGGCATAAGCAATAGTTGTTTCCTATCTACGCCTGATTGATTTTTTAGAGTTGTTGAAGCACAGCCCGAGATAAGAAGGGCTAATAAAAATAAAATGCTATATTTCATTCTTAAAATAATACTTGGCTTCCTAGCTCAACCACACGGTTGGGTGGCAGTTTAAATTGATTGGTAATTGTTTCTGCACTTCTAAATAAACCTATAAACAATTTCTTTCTCCAATAGTTCATATTTTCTTTTGGTGTTGCCAATAAAATTTCCTTACCAATAAAGTAAGAGCTATTCATTGGGTCAATATTGATACCATTTTTAGCGTGCAGGGCAAGGTCTTTAGGTAAGTCAGGCTCATCTTTAAATCCATATTTCACAGTCACTTTATAAAAATCGTGAGGTAATTTTTCAACAGTCACAAGATCTTTTTTAAGTGAATGAGGGTAGTCCATAAACATAACGGTCAGAATAATAACTTTTTCATGGATAACTTTATTATGCTTGAGGTTATGAAATAAGGCATGAGGCACACCATCTGGATTGGGCGTTAAAAATATTGCTGTACCTTCCACCCGAGGGGGAGGGTTAGTTCCAATAGAGGTAATGAATGAATTAATTTCAATAGCCTCACCTTTGAGTATTTTGTAAAGAATTGCACGTCCCTTTTTCCAGGTAGTCATTAAAATAAAAATCACAGAGCCAATCAAAATTGGAAACCAGCCACCATCAGGTATTTTTAAAATATTTGCACTAAAGAATGCAAGATCGATTATTAAAAAGATTGCCATGAAAATAACTGTCTTTATGGAATTCCATTTCCATACTTCATAGAACACAAAGCTTGCGAGAAGTGTCGAGATCACCATATCACCTGTGACTGCAATACCATAAGCCCCTGCAAGATTCCCAGAGCTTTTGAAGGTCACAACTAAAGCCATAACTGCAATCATTAAGAGCCAATTAATTCTTGGGAGGTAAATTTGCCCTTCTTGATTTTCAGAAGTATGTTCGACATGCATTCTTGGCAGAAATCCTAACAGAAGTGCTTGTCTTGAGACTGAGAAAGCGCCTGTAATGACAGCTTGTGAAGCAATGATTGCTGCGAGCGTTGCTAAAATAATAAGAGGTATGACAAGAAATTCAGGCGCCATGAGATAAAAGGGATTTTTAATATTTTCAGGGTTGCTAATAATTAATGCGCCTTGTCCAAAGTAATTTAATGTAAGCGCTGGAAGTACAAAAATAAACCATGCAAGCCTAATTGGCTTACGTCCAAAATGCCCCATATCTGCATAAAGTGCCTCAGCGCCGGTGACAGATAAAACGACCGCGCCTAATGCTACGAATGCAACCATTGGCGATAGCTGGAAGAAATGAAATGCATACAATGGATTAATAGCTGAGAGAACATGTGGCTCCTGTGCAATATTAATAATTCCCAATAGCGCGAGCGTTAAGAACCAAAAAAACATAATAGGGCCAAAGAAAGTGCCCACAACATTCGTCCCTTTACTTTGTGCGTAAAATAAAATAAATAACACTACAAGAGTTATAGGAATAATAAGATGGCTTAAAGAAGGCGCAACAACCTCAAGACCTTCGATCGCAGATAAAACAGAAATTGCAGGAGTAATCATTCCGTCTGCATAAAACATACATGCCCCAAGAATACCTAAAATCATAATCAAATTTCTTTTATTGCCACTGGGCGCATTTTTATTAGCAAGAGAGAGAAGAGCCATAATGCCCCCTTCACCTCTATTGTCAGCACGCATAATAAAGGCAACATATTTAGCTGACACAATCATAATGAGCGACCAAAAAATAAGGGACAGTATGCCAAGGACGTTAAACTCGGTAAGCGCGACAGGATGTTTACTGAGAGAAAAAACTTCTTTCATAGTGTATAGCGGGCTTGTGCCAATATCACCAAATACAACACCTAATGCTGAAAGTGAGAGTGTAGCTAGAGAAGCTTTTTGATTTTTTTTATCTTCCATGTGTGCGTCAGTTTTTTTTAAATCAATCTAAAATTATTGATCTTTGAGATCTGAAATATTTGCGTCAGCTTGCCCATGGTTTAGTTGAATATGGATTTTATCATTAAGCTTTAACTGGGCTACATTATTTACAACCTGGCCTTCCACATTTGTAATGATGGAATAGCCTCTTGATAAAACAGCATGAGGGCTTAAGTGATCCAAGTTTAATTTTAATTTATCGATGTGCAAACGATATTGGATCAAAGTATTCTTCATACTTTGATTAATCCTCTGTATATATTGATGAATCTGTTCTTTTTGTCGTTGAATGTGTTGGTGAGGCGATATAAGACGCTTTTCTAGGTAATCAATTTTCTGCATCACTTCTCGAATAAGAACTGCCATGACTTTATTTAATTGGTTTTTATAAATCTGAATTGTTTTGATAAGTTCGACACTATGACTTGTAACGAGTTCAGCAGCTCCTGTTGGCGTTGGGGCTCTTAAGTCCGAAACAAAATCAGCTATAGTTGTATCAGTTTCATGCCCAACACCTGTAATTGTAGGTATTTTTGATGCAACAATCGCTCGCACTAAGATTTCCTCATTAAATGCCCATAAGTCTTCAATCGAACCTCCACCCCGCGCTAAGATCAGCACATCACATTCTTGCCTTATATTTGCAGTTTCAATGGCTTTCACAAGCGCTAGAGGCGCTTCTTTACCCTGAACGAGACTAGGATAAATAATGACTGGAATATGTGGACTTCGTCTTTTAAGTGTAATTAAAATATCTTCGATCGCGGCCCCTGTGGGCGACGTAATGACACCAATAGATTTAGGAAATTGAGGTATTGATTTTTTGCGAGAATCCTCAAAAAGACCTTCTTTCAGGAGTTTTTCTTTTAATTGATTGAATGCTTCTGATAAAAGCCCCGCACCTGCATGCCTAATTGACTCAATATTGAGTTGATATTCGCCCCGGGCCTCATATAAACCGATAAAACATTTTGCTTCAATCTTTTCGCCATTTTTAGGCATCCAATCCGTTGCCATATTTTTATTTTTAAACATGGTACAACGGACTTGAGCTTCATCATCTTTAAGAGAAAAGTACCAGTGTCCAGAAGATGCGCTTATGAAATTAGAGATTTCACCTGAAATCCAAAATGAGGGAAAGCTCTGCTCAAGGAGCTCCCTTACAAGACGATTAATTTCTTTGACAGAAAAAACCCTGGCTTCGTTAGGTTTGGGGGTATTTATTGGAGTTGAATTAATCAAACTAGAAGGATATCCGTTACAATTATCTTCATTATAGAGTTAATGAATAACTAAAGAGCTTTAATTGAAGAAATTTTTTTTATCACATAGACAAGCCCATTTAATTGCTTTTATTGCTGCTTATTTTTTAGTTGCATTAGCAGTCTTCATTCAAAACAAATTCAACCTCGAACCATGTCCTTTATGTGTGACCCAGAGGATTATTTTTATGGTGCTGGGGTTACTTTTTTTAATCAATGCATTCATTAGGCCTACTTATTTAATTAAAAAGTTATCTTTAGTCGTTTTATCTATAACTTCAATCACGGGCATGGTATTTTCATTTAAACATATCTTGATCCAATCAAAAGCTATTAGCGCGCCAAATGAATGTGGTGTTGATTTAAATTATATGTTTGAAAATTTCCCATTCTCAAAAGCTTTGAATTTGCTTTTTAAAGGGACAGGCGACTGCTCACATATTGATTGGACTTTGTTAGGCCTTACGATCCCTGAATTAGCTTTAATCGGATTCATATCATTTTTTGTATATACCGTTTTTTTATTTAGGATGAATTTAAAGTAATGCAATTAGAAGATTTTATTGGAAATACACCACTCGTTGCTTTGCAGCGGATGCACGGAAATTCAAGCGGTGCCATCCACTTAAAGTTGGAAGGGAATAATCCTGCCGGCTCAGTCAAAGACAGGGCTGCTTTTTCTATGATTCATAACGCTGAATTAAGGGGCGACATTAAACCTGGTGACACACTCATTGAAGCTACATCTGGGAATACAGGTATAGCGCTTGCTATGGTGGCTGCGATGAAAGGTTACAAAATGATTCTGGTCATGCCGGAAAATCAAACCATTGAAAGACGGCAAACTATGAAAGCATTTGGCGCAGAATTTATTCTGACTTCAAAAGAGGGCAGTATGGAGCTTGCCAGAGATATTGCCTTAAAAATGCAAAAAGAAGGTAAGGGTTTTGTACTAGATCAATTCAGTAATCTTGACAATCCTAAAGCGCATTATGAGACGACAGGTCCTGAAATTTGGAAAGATACAAAGGGCCGTGTCACACACTTTATTGCGAGCATGGGAACCACAGGTACGATTGTAGGTACTTCGCAATTCTTAAAAGAAAAAAATAAGAATATTCAAATTATTGGTGTACAGCCAGAAGAGGGTGCTCAGATTCCAGGCATACGTAAATGGCCAGAAGCCTATTTGCCGAAAATATACAGCGCAAAAAATATTGATCACATTGAATATGTTTCACAGCAACATGCAGAAGAGACTGCGAGACGACTTGCAAAAGAAGAAGGTATTTTTTCTGGTGCATCGACAGGTGGCGGACTTTATGTTGCACTGAAAATCGCAAAAACAAATAAAGATGCCGTCATTGTTTCTATTGCTTGTGATCGCGGTGACCGTTATCTATCTTCTAATTTATTCTTGAGTTAATGCATTGATTCCTATTTTAGTTTTTGATATTGAAACCATTCCTGACATTCAAGGCATTAGATCTTTATATACCTTAGAGAAAAATTTATCTGATGATGATGTCGTCAATGTAGCTCTTTATAAAAGAAGACAAAAAAACGGCTCTGATTTCCTGCAGCACCATCTTCAAAAAATTGTAGCTATCTCGTGTGTCCTTAGAGAAAAAGACCAGTTAAAGATTTGGACGCTTGGGGAGGTTGATGATCCTGAAGAAGAAGTCATCCAACGTTTTTTTGATGGCATTGATAAATATACACCCACCCTTGTATCTTGGAATGGCTCAGGGTTTGATCTTCCTGTATTAAATTATAGAGCGTTAATGCATGGCATTAATGCATCCAAGTATCTAGACATGGGTGAAATAGATAAAGATTTTAAATGGAATAATTATTTAAGTCGATATCACACGCGCCATACGGATTTAATGGAATTTTTAGCGATGTTTCAAGGTAAAAATAACGCGCCCCTAGATGATATTGCAAAGCTGTGTGGCTTCCCAGGCAAGTTAGGTATGGATGGCGGTAAAGTTTGGGATACATACAGACAAGGAGACATTCAATCAATTAGAGATTATTGTGAAACTGATGTCGCCAATACTTATCTTGTATATCTTAAATTTCAATTGATCAGAGGCCATCTTAACCAAAATGAATATGAGTCTGAAATTAATTTAGTTAGAAATACAATTCAAGAATACCAAAAAGATTATTGGGATGAATTCCTGTCCGCATGGAAATCTTAGACATTTCTAAATGCAAGACGATATAAAACCTAAAAAAAAATTATTACTCGCCACAATAGAAAATATTGATCAAGAGGGGCGAGGTGTTACCCATATTGATGGTAAAGCTATTTTCGTCGAAGGTGCCCTTCAGGGTGAGATTGTCGAATGCGAGTCATATGTTAAAAAACCAAGTTACGAAATTGCTTTTACAGAAAGAGTCATTCGGCAATCTAATTTAAGAGTAAAGCCTAAATGCGATCACTTTAATCGTTGTGGTGGTTGTTCTATGCAGCATTTTGAGTTCCAAGCACAAATTGCAGCTAAGCAAAGGGTCTTTGAAAATACGTTATCTCGCATTGGTAAAGTTAAAACTGAAACAATACTCACCCCTCTTGCAGGACCATCATGGCATTACCGATATAAAGGTCGCTTAAGAGTCAAGTTTGTTGTTAAGAAAAATAAAGCGCTTGTGGGATTCAATGAAAAAAGAACACATTTCATTGCTGACATTTCTAGCTGTGAAGTCTTACCTCAAACCCTCTCCGATATCTTGCCTCAACTGCAAGACTTAATCACTCAACTTTCGATTAAAGATCAGATTCCTCAAATTGAATTTGCTGCGGATCAAAAGCATTTGGTTTTAGTATTAAGAATTTTAGATGCATTAAATACAAATGATGAGTTGCTTTTAAATACATTCTCATCTCAACACCCGGTGCAATTTTGGACCCAATCCAAAGGGCCTGATACGATAAAACCTTTATCGAAGAAAGATGACGTTAAGCTTTCTTACGCATTAAAAGAATTTGGGCTGCAGTTTAGTTTTATGCCGTACGACTTTACGCAAATCAATCCCTTCATCAATCAGGTATTAGTAAGAAGGGCAATGAGTTTATTAAAGCCTTCAAAAGATGATCGTATTTTCGATTTTTTCTGTGGCCTAGGAAATTTCACATTACCTATAGCCACGAGTGGCGCAAAAGTGAGGGGTATCGAAGGCTCAGCATCGCTCATAGAAAGAGCAAAGCAATGTCGTGATGAAAATCACTTAAATGATTTTGTTGAATACCAATGTATGAATTTATTCGACATTACGAAAGAATCCTTATTAAAGTTAGGTCATGCAAATAAATGGCTCATTGACCCACCACGGGATGGGGCATTTCAATTGGTGCAACTTATTGATGACGACATTCATCCTTCTATCATTGTTTACGTATCTTGTAATCCAGCGACCCTTGCAAGAGACGCTCAAATATTAGTGCATGAGAAGGGTTACAAATTTGATAAAGCTGGTATTGTAAATATGTTTCCACATACTTCACATGTTGAATCGATTGCATTATTTGTAAAGACGGAATCTTAAAAATCATTTAACTATGCATATTAAAATTTCAATTGCAGAACAGAAGCTTCATTTATATCGTGATGATAATGTATGGGTAAAATCTTTTGTAATCTCCACTGCAGAAAAAGGCATAGGTCAAGATAAAGGTAGTTTTTGTACGCCTTCAGGTAAACATATCGTTCGCGCAAAAATTGGTCAAGGCGCACCTCTCTATGCTCAGTTTGCGGCTCGTAGACTTACAGGAAAAATATGGCATCCATCAATGTCAGAAAATAACCCAAAAGAGGATTGGATTTTAACCCGCATACTTTGGCTCTCGGGTCTTGAGATTGGATTTAATCGTCTAGGAAATCAAGATACGATGCAGCGTTTTATCTATATCCATGGGACGAATGATTTAGCTCGCTTAGGTCAGCCTGTATCACATGGATGCATTCGCATGGACAACCAAGACATCATCGATTTGTTTGATCAAATTAATGCAGGCGATCATGTATTGATCAATGAAATCTAATATGTATAAAAACCAATACCGATATTACGATCTTGTCATGGCAGCGTTTGTGACAGTATTGATCACATCAAACTTAATTGGACCTGCAAAAATTTCTCAGGTAGAGGTTCCATTTTTTGGCCTTCTTACTTTCGGTGCTGGGGTCTTATTTTTCCCTATCTCATTTATTTTTGGCGATATCTTAACTGAGGTTTATGGTTATGCTGCTTCAAGAAGAGTGATATGGGCAGGTTTCATAGCGCTTGCTTTTGCATCTTTTATGGCTTGGATGATTGTGGCGCTTCCACCTGCACCCTATTGGCATAATCAAGAGGCCTATGAAATTGCATTCGGTTCAGCTTGGCGAGTTTCTTTGGCAAGTTTGGTTGCTTTTGCTGCAGGCGAATTTGTAAACTCTTTTGTATTAGCAAAAATGAAAATTATGACAAAAGGAAAATATTTATGGAGCCGTACGATCGGTTCTACCATTGCAGGTGAAGCGATTGATTCAATTCTATTCTATCCTTTAGCTTTTTATAATAGCGGTGTGATTCCAAATGACAAAATCATCCTAGTAGTGATTGCACAGTTCGTTGCCAAAACGCTGATAGAAATTTTATTTACCCCAGGGATATATAAGATTGTTGCTTTCTTAAAAAAGAAAGAAAATCTAGATCATTTTGATACACGCACCAATTTCAATCCTTTTATTTTTAAATGATATGAACGTTATTCAATCAAAATGAAGCTGGGCCCATTAATGATTGATGTTGAAGGGCTTGTATTAAGCGATGCGGACATTAAAAGAATTTCGCACCCCTTGGTTGGCGGACTTATTTTATTTTCAAGAAACTATCAAGACACTGCTCAATTAAAGACATTAACAGATGCTATTAGAAAGATAAGGGGCCATGACTTCTTAATCGCTGTCGATCATGAAGGTGGCCGCGTCCAAAGATTTAGAGAAGGCTTTACTGCGATCCCTGCTATGAGAAAGTTAGGCGAAATTTGGGATAATGACCCCAAAAAAGCAAATCACTTAGCTTTTTTAATTGGCCAAATTATCGCGATTGAATTAAGAATATTTGATATCGATTTTAGTTTTACACCGGTTTTAGATATTGATTACAGCGAAAGTACCGTAATTCGAGATAGAGCCTTTCATGGCGATATTGAAGCCATTAAAGCTTTGGCATCTCACCTTTTGGAAGGTTTAAACGAAGGCGGCATGCATGGCGTTGGAAAACACTTTCCAGGGCATGGGTATATAAAGGCCGATTCACATCTAAGTATTTCGGAGGATACGAGAACGCTCGACGAGATTGGGTCTAAAGATATGAGTATTTTTATATCATTAATCAAGCATGGATTAAATGCAGTGATGCCTTCCCACGTTCTATACTCTGCCGCAGATAAAGATCCGGCTGGGTTTTCGCAATTTTGGCTTAAAAATCAATTGAGAGAAAAAGCTCATTTTAAAGGCGCTATTTTTAGCGATGATATGAGTATGAAAGGGGCTGTTCTTGGTGGTGAAATGAAGGATAGAATTATCAAAGCGCTTGAGGCTGGCTGTGACATGGTTTTGTTATGTAATAGCCCGCAATTGGTAGATGAAGTTTTACTTCAATTAGACTGGAAGATGTCATCTGAAAGTATTGAAAGGCTTCTTAAGATGAAAGGCTTTAAAGAGCCTCATATAGCCCTAAAAACATCACAAGAAAAAGGTTTCAAGGGTATGACAACTCAAATTATGACTATGTAAAAAAATTTAAATGAATATTGAAACTATTTGGTAAGTTATATAATCTATTACATGTATTAAAAACTTTATAAAAGGAAAACATATGCAAGAAAATATAAGAATTGAAAGCCAGTCGCAATCAGTATTAGCGACAAACAAAGTCCTTAGAAATACTTATGCTTTACTTGGTTTATCGCTTATTCCAACCGCAATCGGCGCTTACATAGGTATGAGCATGAATTTCTTATTTGCTCAACAGCATCCTATTATATTTGCCATTATGCTTTTAGCAGGTATGTTTGGTTTATTTTTCGCAATTCAAGCAAATCGAAATAACAGCTTAGGCGTTGTTTTCTTACTAGCACTCACTTTATTTTTAGGTGTGATGTTAGGTCCGATTCTTCAAGTAGCTTTTAGTTTAAGTAATGGCGCTCAAATCGTGGGTCTAGCAGCAGGAGGCACAGCTGCAATATTTTTAACGTTAGCTACGATCGCTACTACCACTAAAAAAGATTTTAGCTTTATGGGAAAATTTTTGATGATTGGTATCATTCTTCTCATCTTAGCTTCGCTTGCTAATTTATTCTTCCAAATACCTGCGATGGCTTTAGCATTGTCTGGTGTTGCAGTGTTATTATTCTCAGGATTCATTCTGTACGATGTAAGTCGCATTGTGAATGGTGGAGAAACGAACTACATCATGGCAACGTTAGCGCTTTATATGAATATCTATAACTTATTTGTAAATTTACTCCAGTTATTGATGGCTCTTCTAGGTAACAGAGACTAAATCATTTTTGTTTTTAAAAAAGCCGTAGTTTTCTACGGTTTTTTTCTTTTTGAAAGAAAGAAATCTTTTAGTATTTGGCTGCATTCTTTTTCTAAGACGCCACTCATAGCTTCTGCATGATGGTTAATCTCTTTGATACCTATGAGATCAACCATGCCTCCGCAAGCACCCGTCTTGGGGTCCGTAGCGCCATAGATAATTTTCCCAATACGCGCATGTTGAATAGCGCCTACACACATAGCACAGGGCTCAAGAGTCACATAAATTGAGCAGTCTTTTAATCTATAATTTTTGATGAGTTTAGCCGCTTCTCTTATGGCATTAATCTCAGCATGCGAAGTGGGGTCATGGTCGCCAATTGATGTATTCGTCCCTCTACCAATAACTTCACCATCCTGAACAATGACGGCACCTACCGGCACCTCATCTTTTAATTCAGCTTTTTTAGCTAGCTCTAAAGCTAGCCTCATAAACTTAAGATCTTCATCAGTCATGAAGAAGTTTATTTTCTCTTAAAGTCAGGGATTGTTTTTCTAAAGCGAATCACGAGGATATAAAGAACACCAATTAAAAATGCACCTCCTACCCAAATGCCAACTTCTTCGAGGGTTGGCTTTGCATCCTGAACTGGAAGCACGATGAGCTTTCTGAGAAAAAGCACCATCACAACCTCAATGAAAGTTTCAACTTCCAGTTTACTTCCATTGAGATAGCGCATTACAGCTGAAATAAGAGCCGATATCGACCAAAGCAACATGAGTGTGCCAAGCGCATGAATAAAGCCATGAATGAGATTGTTGGCATGCGCTGCGGCACTGATTTCAACGAAGAAAAGCCAAGTAAACATGATGATAGATGTCGCCAAAGCCAAACCAATCACAATATGAGCAAAGCCGTTTAAATAGAGCATAGCTTTGATAGCAAATCGATTAATGCCTTTGAATTCGGACGGGAGTTCAGTTTGAATCATCATAGAATCCTTATTAATTAAATTTGAAGGAAGTGAAAACTATCTTTATTATAGAGATAACTTTAAATATAAAGATAGTGTCCCAATGAAAAAACCAGCGATTACCGAACAGCCCATTCATGTCATTTTAGCCGACAGATGGAGTTCAAGAGCTTACGATCCAACTCAATTTGTTTCTCAGGAATTACTTTTATCCCTTATGGAAGCAGCGCGATGGAGTCCTTCATGCATGGGAGATCAGCCGTGGCAATTTATTGTATTTAATAAGAAAGATGCAACACCCTGGACGCAGGCACTTAATTGTTTGTCTATTGGTAATCAAAATTGGGCTATGGATGCATCTATTTTAATTTTGGCTTGCGCTCACCAAAACTTCTCGAATAATGAGAAAACTAACCGATGGGGCCAGTACGATACAGGCGCTGCTTCAGAAAATATCTGTCTTCAAGCCACAAGCTTGGGTATGGTGGCTCATCAAATGGGTGGATTTGATGTTGAAAAAACGAGACAATTATTTCAAATTCCAAGCCAGTATGATTTAATGTCCTTTATTGCGATTGGTTACCCACTCGCTATAGAGAAGGTAAATGCTGAAGCATTAGCTAAAGAAAAAGAAGCTAGAAAGCGCAAACCCTTAAGAGAGATTTTTTATACCAATCAATGGGGCGAGCAATCGTTATAGTTTTTCAATCGAATATTACTAGGATACTAGATGGCAACTGTAAAACTTACAAAAAAGAACTTTAAAAAAACAATCGAAGATAATGATTTTGTTATTGTTGATTTTTGGGCGCCATGGTGTGAACCTTGTATTGAATTTACGCCGATATTTGAAGCAGCCTCAGAAAAAAATAAGGATATTTTATTTGGGATGGTCGATATAGAAGCAGATACAGAAATTGGTGAATATTTCCAAGTTGAAAAAATACCAGGCCTTCTTATTATTAGAGAGCAAGCAGGCATTCATACTCAAATCGGTCAAATTGGCGCCTCGGCCCTTGATGAAATTATCAAGTGGGCAAGAGAACACGATATGTCAACTGTCAGAGATTATTATGAAAGAGAAGCTAAAGGCGAAATTAAGGCTGCCCAAGAAAAGTAGTCGGATCAACTGACTGACCTTGTTTTCTAATTTCAAAGTGAAGCTTCACTTTGTCAGCTCCAGAGTCACCCATCGTTGCGATCTTTTGCCCCTTCATAATGATCTGACCTTCTTTGACGAGAAGTTCTTTGTTATGAGCATACACAGACAAATAAGAGTTATTGTGTTTAATGATCACAAGCTTGCCATACCCTTTTAAATCTTCTCCGCTGTAAATAACCTTGCCCGGACCAGCTGCTTTAATTTCTTGACCGAGCGTTCCTACAATATCAATTCCCTTTTGACCTTGCGCCTCATTAAAAAGATTTTCTAACTTACCTTTAGCGGGCCATTGCCAATCTAATTTATCTTCTAAAGCAATAGGTGTAATTTCTTTAGATGTTATTGATGGAACGTTATTTGTAGTTTGCGGTGTTGTCGTCTTAAGGTTATAGGCTTCATCTGTATATTTTTCTCTAAAAGCTTTTGGGTTATCTAAATGACTGATACCACTTGTGACTGGTTTTGTTTGAGGCTGGGGTGAGGTTTCCGTATTGGCAGCTACTTCTTCATTATTTTTTAATGGTGTAGTGACGACATCTTCGTTTTTTTTCATTTCATTTGTAGTGACAACAGGATTGTTTGATTTAACTTGATCGAATTTTATTTTTTCGCCTACTTTAATCGCATAAGGCTCTTTAATATCATTTGCCTGAGCAACTTCTTTGTAATAAAAACCACAATCAAGACTTAAGCTATAAAGGGTATCGCCTGGTTTGACAATATAAACATCTGGGCATGGCTGAGTCGAGTCTCTTTTGGCTCTCGCGACAGATTTATTTTTTTGTATTGTAGTTGATTTATCTGCAGGAATTTTTTTCTCAGTGACTGGCGCTGGCGCATTGGATGCGCAACCAGCTATCAAAGAAAATAGTGCCATATTTATAATAAAAAAATTCAATCTCATTTAAAGTTATTCATCCAAGTTTTTAAATCAT from Candidatus Methylopumilus planktonicus includes these protein-coding regions:
- the nagZ gene encoding beta-N-acetylhexosaminidase, which codes for MKLGPLMIDVEGLVLSDADIKRISHPLVGGLILFSRNYQDTAQLKTLTDAIRKIRGHDFLIAVDHEGGRVQRFREGFTAIPAMRKLGEIWDNDPKKANHLAFLIGQIIAIELRIFDIDFSFTPVLDIDYSESTVIRDRAFHGDIEAIKALASHLLEGLNEGGMHGVGKHFPGHGYIKADSHLSISEDTRTLDEIGSKDMSIFISLIKHGLNAVMPSHVLYSAADKDPAGFSQFWLKNQLREKAHFKGAIFSDDMSMKGAVLGGEMKDRIIKALEAGCDMVLLCNSPQLVDEVLLQLDWKMSSESIERLLKMKGFKEPHIALKTSQEKGFKGMTTQIMTM
- a CDS encoding Bax inhibitor-1 family protein — protein: MQENIRIESQSQSVLATNKVLRNTYALLGLSLIPTAIGAYIGMSMNFLFAQQHPIIFAIMLLAGMFGLFFAIQANRNNSLGVVFLLALTLFLGVMLGPILQVAFSLSNGAQIVGLAAGGTAAIFLTLATIATTTKKDFSFMGKFLMIGIILLILASLANLFFQIPAMALALSGVAVLLFSGFILYDVSRIVNGGETNYIMATLALYMNIYNLFVNLLQLLMALLGNRD
- the tadA gene encoding tRNA adenosine(34) deaminase TadA, with the translated sequence MTDEDLKFMRLALELAKKAELKDEVPVGAVIVQDGEVIGRGTNTSIGDHDPTSHAEINAIREAAKLIKNYRLKDCSIYVTLEPCAMCVGAIQHARIGKIIYGATDPKTGACGGMVDLIGIKEINHHAEAMSGVLEKECSQILKDFFLSKRKKP
- a CDS encoding phosphate-starvation-inducible PsiE family protein; translation: MIQTELPSEFKGINRFAIKAMLYLNGFAHIVIGLALATSIIMFTWLFFVEISAAAHANNLIHGFIHALGTLMLLWSISALISAVMRYLNGSKLEVETFIEVVMVLFLRKLIVLPVQDAKPTLEEVGIWVGGAFLIGVLYILVIRFRKTIPDFKRK
- a CDS encoding nitroreductase family protein produces the protein MKKPAITEQPIHVILADRWSSRAYDPTQFVSQELLLSLMEAARWSPSCMGDQPWQFIVFNKKDATPWTQALNCLSIGNQNWAMDASILILACAHQNFSNNEKTNRWGQYDTGAASENICLQATSLGMVAHQMGGFDVEKTRQLFQIPSQYDLMSFIAIGYPLAIEKVNAEALAKEKEARKRKPLREIFYTNQWGEQSL
- a CDS encoding thioredoxin family protein, which produces MATVKLTKKNFKKTIEDNDFVIVDFWAPWCEPCIEFTPIFEAASEKNKDILFGMVDIEADTEIGEYFQVEKIPGLLIIREQAGIHTQIGQIGASALDEIIKWAREHDMSTVRDYYEREAKGEIKAAQEK
- a CDS encoding peptidoglycan DD-metalloendopeptidase family protein, whose translation is MALFSLIAGCASNAPAPVTEKKIPADKSTTIQKNKSVARAKRDSTQPCPDVYIVKPGDTLYSLSLDCGFYYKEVAQANDIKEPYAIKVGEKIKFDQVKSNNPVVTTNEMKKNEDVVTTPLKNNEEVAANTETSPQPQTKPVTSGISHLDNPKAFREKYTDEAYNLKTTTPQTTNNVPSITSKEITPIALEDKLDWQWPAKGKLENLFNEAQGQKGIDIVGTLGQEIKAAGPGKVIYSGEDLKGYGKLVIIKHNNSYLSVYAHNKELLVKEGQIIMKGQKIATMGDSGADKVKLHFEIRKQGQSVDPTTFLGQP